One window from the genome of Pedobacter schmidteae encodes:
- a CDS encoding bifunctional 2-polyprenyl-6-hydroxyphenol methylase/3-demethylubiquinol 3-O-methyltransferase UbiG produces the protein MQRKWFQYWFNSPYYHILYSQRNDAEAEFLIDNLSAYLKPALESRILDIACGRGRHAIYLNKKGYDVTGIDLSEQSIKYAQQFEQKHLHFFVHDMRKLCFINYFDIALNLFTSFGYFETEKDHVNALKSFRKSLKPDGTLVIDYFNTQKIIKNLAHKEIKTVEGIEFHLSKFVANGKIIKHINFEHRDKPFAFEERVQAFELADFERMFAKSGLQITATFGSYGLEEFDETKSDRLILICKKV, from the coding sequence ATGCAGCGTAAATGGTTTCAATACTGGTTTAATTCCCCTTATTATCATATACTTTACAGTCAACGTAATGATGCCGAGGCCGAATTTTTAATTGACAATTTATCGGCTTATTTAAAACCTGCACTGGAATCAAGAATTCTGGATATTGCCTGTGGACGCGGACGTCATGCCATTTATCTGAACAAAAAGGGATATGATGTAACTGGCATCGACCTTTCAGAGCAGAGCATTAAGTATGCTCAGCAATTTGAACAAAAGCACCTGCACTTTTTTGTACACGATATGCGCAAATTGTGTTTTATCAATTACTTTGACATTGCTTTGAACCTGTTTACCAGTTTTGGATATTTTGAAACAGAAAAAGACCATGTAAATGCATTGAAGTCTTTTAGAAAGAGTTTAAAGCCCGATGGGACTTTGGTGATAGACTATTTCAACACCCAAAAAATCATTAAAAACCTGGCGCATAAGGAAATAAAAACAGTTGAAGGGATAGAGTTTCACCTGAGTAAGTTTGTAGCAAACGGAAAAATCATTAAACACATCAACTTTGAGCACCGCGATAAGCCTTTTGCTTTTGAAGAACGTGTGCAAGCTTTTGAACTGGCCGATTTTGAAAGAATGTTTGCCAAAAGTGGTTTGCAGATTACAGCCACCTTTGGAAGTTATGGCCTGGAGGAATTTGATGAGACGAAATCAGACCGTTTGATTTTAATCTGTAAAAAAGTATGA
- a CDS encoding phosphatase PAP2 family protein: protein MIESLQQFDVELFLKIHRGMANPFFDWLLPLMRNRYFWAPLYLFILIFCMIEYKKKGAYIIGMLLATFAMGDIIASRLIKPLVGRIRPCNEVSLADLIIHRVPCGSGQSFPSAHATNHFAIAIFLIFVFYDKWKPILPIGLAWAFIISFSQIYVGVHYPIDTMVGAVLGTTIGIFTASIYRKIQPQL from the coding sequence ATGATAGAGAGCTTACAGCAATTTGATGTCGAGCTTTTTTTAAAGATCCATCGGGGAATGGCCAATCCATTTTTCGACTGGCTCCTGCCCTTGATGCGCAACCGGTATTTCTGGGCACCACTTTATTTGTTTATCCTGATTTTTTGTATGATTGAATACAAAAAAAAAGGGGCATACATTATTGGTATGTTGCTGGCTACTTTTGCTATGGGCGATATCATTGCCTCGCGCCTGATTAAGCCACTTGTAGGGCGGATCAGGCCATGTAATGAAGTAAGCCTTGCCGATCTGATTATCCACAGGGTACCTTGTGGCAGCGGACAGAGTTTCCCATCGGCACATGCCACCAATCATTTTGCCATTGCCATATTCCTGATTTTTGTTTTTTACGATAAATGGAAGCCTATTTTGCCTATAGGCCTGGCCTGGGCTTTTATCATTTCTTTTTCGCAGATCTACGTTGGGGTACATTACCCTATCGATACCATGGTAGGCGCTGTGCTGGGCACAACAATAGGCATTTTTACTGCATCAATTTATAGAAAAATACAACCGCAATTATAA
- a CDS encoding ZIP family metal transporter, producing MEIWKLVILFFSAFLGGTAIFLVKSDKSQLLKLILSFSGAYLFSITVLHLIPEAYSGADHESIGVFILIGFLLQVLLEQFSEGVEHGHIHKHNDSKAFPYGIMISLCLHAFLEGMPLAKDQHNALIYGIALHHIPAAFALASILLQSHFNRNSVIFYISIFAIMAPLGFYVSYGLSTGSIGGVEAYFNKIMGIVIGIFLHISTTILFESSVDHKVSKRKMIAVLCGVAIALIGFYTSGHSHHHVH from the coding sequence ATGGAAATCTGGAAACTGGTCATTTTATTTTTCAGCGCCTTTTTAGGAGGTACAGCAATATTTTTAGTGAAGAGCGACAAGTCGCAATTGCTAAAACTAATCCTTTCCTTTAGCGGTGCCTATTTATTTTCGATTACAGTATTGCACCTGATACCGGAGGCTTACAGTGGTGCCGACCATGAAAGTATTGGTGTATTTATCTTAATTGGTTTTTTACTACAGGTATTACTGGAGCAATTTTCGGAAGGTGTGGAGCATGGACACATTCATAAGCACAATGATAGCAAGGCTTTTCCATATGGTATTATGATCAGTTTATGCCTGCATGCTTTTCTGGAAGGGATGCCTTTGGCAAAAGATCAGCACAATGCTTTGATTTATGGCATAGCCCTGCATCACATACCGGCAGCGTTTGCACTGGCCAGCATTCTGCTTCAAAGTCATTTTAACCGCAATAGCGTCATATTTTACATCAGTATTTTTGCCATTATGGCCCCGCTTGGTTTTTATGTAAGCTATGGTTTGAGTACTGGCAGTATTGGCGGCGTTGAAGCCTACTTTAACAAGATCATGGGCATTGTGATTGGTATATTTTTACACATATCTACCACCATCCTGTTTGAATCGAGTGTTGATCATAAGGTGAGTAAACGCAAAATGATTGCGGTATTGTGCGGAGTAGCGATAGCACTGATTGGTTTTTATACCTCAGGCCATAGTCATCATCACGTCCACTAG
- a CDS encoding MarR family winged helix-turn-helix transcriptional regulator produces MQLQKETKTSKFESEYQQAIVNVLFTYGWCIDNLKKEIEAYDITTQQFNILRILRGQYPNPSTISLLKSRMLDKMCDASRIVDRLVQKGYVLKATSPNDKRAVDILITEKGLTLLKQIGTEVNLWAFVSDNLTEEEAIQLNNLLDKMRG; encoded by the coding sequence ATGCAGTTGCAGAAAGAAACAAAAACTTCAAAGTTTGAGAGTGAATACCAGCAGGCAATAGTCAATGTACTGTTTACTTATGGATGGTGCATTGACAATTTAAAAAAGGAGATTGAGGCCTACGATATTACTACCCAGCAGTTTAATATATTGAGGATTTTAAGGGGACAGTATCCAAATCCTTCTACTATTAGTCTGTTGAAATCAAGGATGCTGGATAAAATGTGCGATGCTTCCAGAATTGTTGACCGCCTGGTTCAAAAAGGATATGTGTTAAAAGCCACCAGCCCGAATGATAAACGGGCAGTGGATATATTGATCACAGAAAAAGGTTTGACACTCTTAAAACAGATCGGAACTGAAGTGAACCTTTGGGCTTTTGTATCAGACAATTTAACAGAAGAAGAAGCCATTCAGCTGAATAACCTGCTGGATAAGATGCGGGGCTAG
- a CDS encoding DUF5522 domain-containing protein: MKEGEDYYFNDDGLMVFTTAYHLKRGYCCKNKCKRCPWGFGKKKNEKPEADK, from the coding sequence ATGAAAGAAGGAGAGGACTATTATTTTAACGATGATGGTTTGATGGTGTTTACCACAGCTTATCACCTTAAACGGGGATATTGTTGTAAAAATAAATGTAAGCGCTGTCCCTGGGGCTTTGGGAAAAAAAAGAATGAAAAACCCGAAGCAGACAAATAA
- a CDS encoding exonuclease yields the protein MILDDFIVVTKTGLFCSYGDFYLDPKEIVKNAVISHAHADHAIGGNLHVYCTEATALFMKHRYRKFAGGEFYLKPYHETFELNGVQISFIPAGHILGSAQVLMEYKGIKYLYTGDYKLQPDKTCEPIEFVEADVLITETTFADPGTQHPTAEEEILKLNSTITNIMLGAYALGKCQRLISLMNDHCIEKRILLHHSMVPFVKIYEQLGVNLGRYEVYDRKVMKNNHSNMVYVVPPMVFKSYFRAINVVRVFATGWKHLQNNNEIQLYISDHADWKDILLTTKEVKPSQIWTNHGSGIALKKHFEGNLVVKLLN from the coding sequence ATGATACTTGATGATTTTATAGTCGTAACCAAAACCGGCCTGTTTTGCAGTTACGGAGATTTTTATTTAGACCCCAAAGAAATTGTAAAAAATGCAGTAATTTCTCATGCCCATGCCGACCACGCTATAGGTGGTAACCTGCATGTATATTGTACCGAAGCTACAGCCTTGTTTATGAAACACAGGTACCGGAAGTTTGCCGGAGGAGAGTTTTACCTGAAGCCTTACCATGAAACATTCGAGTTGAATGGCGTGCAGATCAGTTTTATTCCTGCGGGACATATATTGGGCTCTGCCCAGGTTTTGATGGAGTATAAGGGGATCAAATACCTGTATACCGGCGATTATAAACTGCAGCCGGATAAAACCTGTGAGCCCATTGAATTTGTAGAGGCAGATGTACTGATTACAGAAACTACCTTTGCCGATCCGGGAACGCAACACCCCACCGCTGAAGAAGAAATTTTGAAGCTGAACAGTACCATAACCAATATCATGTTGGGAGCTTATGCTTTGGGCAAATGTCAGCGACTGATTAGTTTAATGAATGATCATTGTATAGAAAAAAGGATATTGCTCCACCACAGTATGGTGCCTTTTGTGAAGATATACGAGCAGCTGGGCGTCAATCTTGGCCGTTACGAGGTGTACGACCGTAAGGTGATGAAAAATAACCATAGCAATATGGTATATGTGGTACCACCAATGGTGTTTAAGAGCTATTTTAGGGCAATTAACGTGGTCAGGGTGTTTGCAACAGGTTGGAAACACCTGCAAAATAACAACGAAATTCAACTGTATATTTCCGATCATGCCGACTGGAAGGATATTCTTTTAACCACAAAAGAGGTAAAACCATCACAAATATGGACCAACCATGGCAGTGGCATTGCACTTAAAAAGCACTTCGAAGGAAATTTGGTCGTTAAATTGCTTAACTGA
- the coaE gene encoding dephospho-CoA kinase (Dephospho-CoA kinase (CoaE) performs the final step in coenzyme A biosynthesis.) produces MLKIGITGGIGSGKTTICKVFETLGIPVFYADTVAKQIMVSDEILVNGVKEAFGAESYHQDGTLNNKHIAGIVFNNAEQLARLNELVHPAVFRGFDNWVKQVPQNAPYILKEAALLFESGSYKMCDQNILVVAAQEIRLQRVMDRDGVTAGQVKARMDKQLSDEEKIKLADHIINNNETESLIIQVTRLHQLFLKNAE; encoded by the coding sequence ATGTTAAAGATAGGGATTACAGGCGGTATAGGAAGTGGTAAGACCACTATATGCAAGGTGTTTGAAACGTTAGGGATTCCTGTTTTTTATGCAGATACAGTTGCCAAACAGATCATGGTGAGTGATGAGATTTTGGTAAATGGTGTAAAAGAAGCTTTTGGAGCCGAAAGCTATCATCAGGATGGTACATTGAACAATAAGCACATTGCCGGCATTGTATTTAACAATGCCGAACAACTGGCCAGATTAAATGAACTGGTGCATCCTGCGGTTTTCAGGGGCTTCGATAATTGGGTAAAGCAGGTGCCGCAAAATGCACCCTATATTTTAAAAGAAGCGGCTTTATTGTTTGAAAGCGGATCTTATAAAATGTGCGATCAGAATATTCTGGTGGTTGCAGCCCAGGAAATCAGATTGCAGCGGGTGATGGACCGTGACGGCGTAACTGCCGGGCAGGTTAAAGCCAGGATGGACAAACAGTTGTCTGATGAAGAAAAAATAAAACTGGCCGATCATATAATTAATAACAATGAAACAGAATCCCTGATCATTCAGGTGACCAGATTACATCAACTGTTTCTAAAAAATGCTGAATGA
- a CDS encoding YbbR-like domain-containing protein — MPFIKLTKIERKRFLVLVTCLLIAIAAWLFMALNNKYPYTVKTVLKYNSIPQKKAFHPLQSDTVDLQVEGSGWQLLFARLRIKPQSISISLEKLNNRNFILFSEQLYNVNNQLETSQKIISVKPDTLYFDFSEKTVKRVPVKLVSELSFLRQYNASGPIDITPDYVTISGPEQELERIKEWKTDSLKLDDVQYTSKSIVAMTQSKMKNVSIFPASVEVKVPVDEFTEKVLEVPLKVINNREYYSVKLYPRKVKITFLVALSKYHQVNEEFIEAVVDMNEWKNLNHNKLRVRIMRFPDFCKMIQVNPGKVDFIIEK; from the coding sequence ATGCCATTTATTAAACTCACAAAAATAGAGCGAAAACGCTTCCTGGTGCTGGTCACCTGTCTGCTCATCGCAATTGCAGCTTGGTTGTTTATGGCATTGAACAATAAATATCCGTATACGGTAAAAACAGTTTTAAAATACAACAGCATCCCTCAGAAAAAGGCTTTTCATCCCCTGCAGTCCGATACTGTCGATCTCCAGGTAGAAGGAAGTGGCTGGCAATTGTTGTTTGCAAGGTTACGGATCAAGCCGCAATCTATTTCCATTAGCCTGGAAAAACTGAACAACAGAAACTTTATCCTTTTTTCTGAACAGCTGTATAATGTAAACAATCAGCTCGAAACCTCTCAGAAAATCATTTCAGTAAAACCCGATACCTTGTATTTCGATTTTTCTGAAAAAACGGTGAAAAGAGTTCCTGTGAAGCTGGTATCTGAATTGAGTTTTCTGCGACAATACAATGCATCAGGTCCCATAGATATTACGCCTGATTATGTCACTATTTCGGGGCCCGAACAGGAGTTGGAAAGAATCAAAGAATGGAAAACGGACTCGTTGAAATTGGATGATGTACAATACACTTCTAAAAGCATCGTAGCCATGACGCAAAGCAAGATGAAAAATGTCAGCATTTTTCCGGCCAGTGTAGAAGTGAAAGTACCGGTTGACGAGTTTACCGAAAAGGTGCTGGAAGTTCCGCTTAAGGTGATCAATAACCGTGAATATTACAGTGTTAAACTGTATCCAAGAAAAGTGAAGATCACCTTTTTGGTAGCACTGTCAAAATACCATCAGGTGAATGAAGAATTTATCGAGGCTGTGGTGGATATGAACGAATGGAAGAATTTAAATCATAATAAATTAAGGGTCAGGATTATGCGTTTTCCTGATTTTTGTAAAATGATACAGGTTAACCCCGGTAAAGTTGATTTTATCATCGAAAAATAA
- the yajC gene encoding preprotein translocase subunit YajC produces MIATIILQAQGNSMLSTLVPMVLIMVVFYFFMIRPQVKKAKDLKKMVEGLKKGDKIVTTAGIHGRIADMNETTFLIEVEGGTKIRFDKSAVSLDATKAVAPKAEETPKA; encoded by the coding sequence ATGATAGCAACAATAATTTTGCAAGCCCAGGGAAACAGCATGTTGAGTACATTGGTACCAATGGTTTTAATCATGGTCGTTTTCTACTTTTTTATGATCAGACCACAGGTTAAAAAAGCAAAAGACCTGAAAAAAATGGTTGAAGGCTTAAAAAAGGGCGATAAAATAGTAACTACTGCGGGTATTCATGGCCGTATTGCTGATATGAACGAAACCACTTTCTTAATTGAAGTAGAAGGCGGAACCAAAATCCGTTTCGATAAATCTGCAGTTTCTTTAGATGCGACTAAAGCAGTTGCGCCTAAAGCCGAAGAAACGCCTAAAGCTTAA
- a CDS encoding DUF1573 domain-containing protein, producing MKKIFVLALAAMSFAACQNTAKTSDTTGNTTEATSAEAAAVPAAADAAVISFENGNYDFGKITQGEKVSYAYKFKNTGKSPLIILNATATCGCTIPEVPKEPIKPGAEGEIKVVFNSQGKSGMQDKVITVTTNAQPHIASLHLTGEVKEQSN from the coding sequence ATGAAGAAAATCTTTGTACTGGCATTGGCAGCAATGTCGTTTGCAGCTTGCCAAAACACAGCAAAAACCTCTGATACTACTGGCAATACAACAGAAGCTACATCAGCAGAAGCCGCTGCGGTACCGGCCGCTGCAGATGCTGCGGTAATCAGCTTTGAAAATGGAAACTATGACTTTGGTAAAATTACCCAGGGCGAAAAAGTTTCTTATGCTTACAAATTCAAAAATACCGGCAAAAGCCCGCTCATTATTTTGAATGCAACAGCAACTTGTGGATGTACTATTCCTGAAGTACCAAAAGAGCCCATCAAACCCGGAGCGGAAGGTGAAATCAAAGTGGTATTTAATAGTCAGGGAAAATCAGGTATGCAGGATAAAGTGATTACCGTTACCACTAATGCACAACCACATATCGCCAGTTTACATTTAACAGGCGAAGTTAAAGAACAATCAAATTAA